A genomic window from Flavobacterium hankyongi includes:
- a CDS encoding endonuclease yields the protein MKQKITFLLLLITCISFAQIPSGYYNTATGTGAVLKTQLYNIIKGHTNNGYDGLYTTYQTSDIDNYYENDGTIMDMYSERPTAADPYNYSSGSTQRCGNYSSEGDCYNREHIIPQSTFNSANPMVADAHFITPTDGKVNGMRSNYPHGTVSTATWTSLNGGKLGNSSVSGYTGTVFEPINEFKGDIARMYFYFVTRYENTVAGYPYAVFSGNTYPAIDSSFLTMLINWHNNDPVSAFEINRNNKIYARQNNRNPYIDHPEYVGLVWGAGSCPADSQAPTAPTALTVGTITSSSIVLSWSASTDNTGVTNYDIYIDGVKYASSGGATSITITGLNPSTSYSIYVIAKDCQNNLSGQSNVVNPTTIAGPSGGSTCGNETFETIPASSSSYGTYNWTNGGVSWTSTDSRTDQTINTRAIMVRNGSLTSSAVPNGVGDLTITTQLKFTGSAGTFNLKVNGITKATIPYSATVNTVTISDINVDGNVIISLDGNNTTTNRVAIDDLTWTCYTALRTDDFKDTTDFKIYPNPSNGSFRIDYDITIGNIDVEIYSTLGQKVFEKQNINNNIISTNGLQNGIYLVKITKDSKSIVKKIVIN from the coding sequence ATGAAACAGAAAATTACTTTTCTTTTATTATTAATTACATGCATTTCATTTGCACAAATTCCATCGGGATATTACAATACTGCAACAGGAACTGGTGCTGTTTTAAAAACTCAATTGTACAATATCATTAAAGGTCATACCAATAATGGATATGATGGGCTTTATACAACTTATCAAACCTCAGATATTGATAATTATTACGAAAATGATGGAACAATAATGGACATGTATTCTGAACGTCCAACCGCTGCTGATCCTTATAACTACAGTTCAGGTTCAACTCAGAGATGTGGAAATTATAGCTCTGAAGGAGATTGCTATAATAGAGAACATATAATACCTCAATCAACTTTCAATTCTGCAAATCCAATGGTAGCAGATGCACATTTCATTACTCCGACTGATGGAAAAGTTAATGGAATGAGAAGTAATTATCCACATGGCACTGTTTCAACTGCAACTTGGACTTCATTAAATGGAGGTAAATTAGGTAATAGTAGTGTTTCTGGATATACTGGTACTGTTTTTGAACCAATTAACGAGTTTAAAGGTGATATTGCACGTATGTATTTTTACTTTGTAACACGTTATGAAAATACAGTTGCGGGATATCCATACGCAGTTTTTAGTGGCAACACATACCCAGCCATAGATTCTTCGTTTCTTACAATGTTAATCAATTGGCACAATAATGATCCAGTTAGTGCATTTGAAATTAATAGAAATAATAAAATATATGCGAGACAAAATAATCGTAACCCATATATTGACCATCCTGAATATGTTGGTCTTGTTTGGGGAGCTGGAAGTTGCCCTGCAGATTCACAAGCTCCAACAGCTCCAACAGCACTAACAGTTGGGACAATAACTTCGTCATCTATTGTTCTTTCTTGGTCAGCAAGTACAGATAATACAGGTGTAACTAATTATGATATCTATATTGATGGGGTAAAATATGCTTCAAGTGGAGGAGCAACTTCAATTACAATCACTGGATTAAATCCTTCAACTTCATACTCAATATATGTAATTGCAAAAGACTGTCAAAATAACCTTTCAGGTCAAAGTAATGTAGTAAATCCTACAACTATTGCTGGACCTTCAGGTGGTTCAACTTGTGGTAACGAAACATTTGAAACCATTCCTGCAAGCTCATCTTCGTATGGAACGTATAACTGGACTAACGGCGGTGTTTCTTGGACATCAACTGATTCAAGAACAGATCAAACAATAAATACTAGAGCAATTATGGTAAGAAATGGTTCATTAACATCATCTGCCGTTCCTAATGGAGTTGGAGACTTGACCATTACAACGCAATTGAAATTTACTGGATCAGCTGGGACTTTTAATTTAAAAGTTAACGGAATAACAAAAGCAACTATACCTTACAGTGCAACAGTAAATACTGTTACAATTAGTGATATTAATGTGGATGGTAATGTAATAATCAGTTTAGATGGAAATAACACTACAACAAACCGTGTTGCAATTGATGACCTAACATGGACATGTTACACTGCTCTTCGAACTGATGATTTTAAAGATACAACTGATTTCAAAATTTATCCAAATCCATCGAATGGTAGTTTTAGAATAGATTATGATATAACAATTGGAAATATAGATGTTGAGATTTATTCAACTTTAGGTCAAAAAGTTTTCGAAAAGCAAAATATAAATAACAATATAATTTCAACAAACGGTTTACAAAATGGAATTTATTTAGTCAAAATCACTAAGGATTCAAAATCGATAGTAAAGAAAATTGTTATCAATTAA